GATTTCCGCTCCTTCCTTTGCCCACCTGGCCAACGTCCCGGCACAGCCGAAGTCCACGTCATCCGGGTGGGCGCTGATAACCAAAACCCGCAAAGAGTTTTTTCTTTTTTCCCCTTGTTTATTCAAGACGGCCTCCGGATTTATTTGTAAATATAGGATGATTGCCGGAGGGTGTCAAATAGAAAGAATTGGCACTAGAAAGAATTGGCAAAATATTTCAATCTTACTTGCCTTTAGCGGAATAGAGGTCTATAATCACCCATATCTTTGCTTTTTCCAATGGTTCGTCCGCCTGCTCAAAGAATTCCAGGTGAGATAAGGAGTCCAAGGAGCCGTGGATCGTTCTTCCCTCGCCGAAGACTTTGAAAAACTTTTAAACGTAGGGATCGCGCTTTCCAGCATCCATGACCTGGAGAAACTCCTGGACCTTATTCTGCAGGAGACTCGCCGCCTGACCAAGGCCGATGCGGGAACGCTCTACCTGGCGAAGGATGGCCAATTGATTTTCAAGGTGAGCCAGTGCCAAAGTTTGGTTGAAAGGTGCGGAGAGGCGTGCATGCGTCGAATGTATCAATCCTTCTCCCTGCCCATTTCCAGGGAATCGATCGCCGGTTATGTTGCCTTGACCAAGAAAGTACTCAACATCCCGGACGTGAGGGAGATTCCTCGCAAGGCTTCTTACCATTACAACCCTTCCTGGGATGAACGGGCCGGCTATGTTACCCGCTCCATGATGGTGGTCCCCATGCTCAACCGGGAAGGTAATGTAGCGGGAGTCCTGCAATTGATCAATGCCATGGACGATGCGACCGATGGAAAGGTGGTGCCGTTCCCGGCCAAGCACGAAAGGTTACTTTCCTCTCTGGCTTCCCAGGCCGTGGTGGCCATTGAAAATACGGAGCTGACCGAAGATCTGAAACAAGCCCATTTAGACACTATCTTCCGCCTGGGTGTTGCTGCCGAGTACCGGGATAAAGAGACGGCGAATCATATCAAGCGCATGAGCCAGTATTCGACCCTGATCGCTGAAGGCCTTGGCTGGGGTGAAGAAAAAGTGAATATGATTCTCCGATCCAGCCTCATGCACGACGTAGGGAAATTAGGAAT
This window of the Deltaproteobacteria bacterium genome carries:
- a CDS encoding GAF domain-containing protein — translated: MDRSSLAEDFEKLLNVGIALSSIHDLEKLLDLILQETRRLTKADAGTLYLAKDGQLIFKVSQCQSLVERCGEACMRRMYQSFSLPISRESIAGYVALTKKVLNIPDVREIPRKASYHYNPSWDERAGYVTRSMMVVPMLNREGNVAGVLQLINAMDDATDGKVVPFPAKHERLLSSLASQAVVAIENTELTEDLKQAHLDTIFRLGVAAEYRDKETANHIKRMSQYSTLIAEGLGWGEEKVNMILRSSLMHDVGKLGIPDGILQKPGRLTPEERHFMEYHTIIGGNILKGSKATILRQSRIVALTHHEKFDGTGYPRHLKGEEIPIEGRITILADVFDALSSKRVYKEALEEEEVLRILREGRGSHFDPKILEVFLANLDGVRAIQKRYGDQEGDFNKFRDLDQLKIEDEENGKKPEPEEESKDG